A single window of Lytechinus variegatus isolate NC3 chromosome 8, Lvar_3.0, whole genome shotgun sequence DNA harbors:
- the LOC121419803 gene encoding coactosin-like protein — protein MSSVFIDEGAVRDGYENVRNDETPENWVVLKYDGKQIFVYESGINYEDFYAQFGDEEAVYGYVRVETGDEMSRRAKFAMITWVGSNISPLKKARVSTDKAFVKQVWIQFGKEIIADEKSELAYDKIADILERASGAAYGTGK, from the exons ATGAGTTCTGTTTTTATCGACGAAGGAGCAGTTCGAGATGGATACGAGAACGTCAGGAATGACGAAACCCCAGAGAATTG GGTGGTCCTGAAGTATGATGGCAAACAGATATTCGTATATGAAAGTGGTATTAACTACGAAGATTTCTATGCACAATTTGGAG ATGAAGAAGCAGTGTATGGATACGTTAGAGTTGAGACTGGTGACGAAATGAGTAGACGGGCAAAGTTTGCTATGATTACGTGGGTTGGGTCGAATATCTCTCCGCTAAAGAAGGCGAGAGTTAGCACAGACAAAGCCTTCGTCAAACAGGTCTGGATT CAATTTGGCAAAGAGATTATTGCTGATGAGAAATCTGAGTTGGCATACGACAAGATAGCAGACATACTTGAACGGGCATCAGGAGCCGCCTACGGGACTGGAAAATAA
- the LOC121419804 gene encoding LOW QUALITY PROTEIN: calcyclin-binding protein-like (The sequence of the model RefSeq protein was modified relative to this genomic sequence to represent the inferred CDS: inserted 1 base in 1 codon), whose translation MANELELDCLELERLSTLTTRDSVRTLLSKQIEALKEPLEASKLPDGQDHKEANAVTEEVGQGQQGAVSNDDKPVASSTGTTAPDIPKPSESQKVLVSKLPSKTITSYGWDQSPKFVKVYVTLNGVQSLAKDDITVNYTSSSMSLRVKKSDCIHQLVVNSLLHQIIPDKSHHKVKTDNLVILLKKRDXKNWAYLTETEKKAKQKGKPTPPKTDTADPSAGIMDLMKQMYDDGDDDMKRTIAQAWTQAREKKDTMELP comes from the exons ATGGCTAATGAG CTTGAACTTGACTGCCTGGAGCTTGAAAGACTGTCAACACTGACGACCAGAGATTCAGTGAGGACCCTACTATCCAAACAGATTGAGGCTCTGAAGGAACCACTGGAAGCCTCCAAACTACCCGATGGGCAAGACCACAAGGAAGCTAATGCGGTAACAGAAGAGGTGGGCCAGGGTCAGCAGGGGGCAGTATCCAACGATGATAAACCTGTTGCATCCTCAACAGGTACAACTGCTCCAGACATACCTAAGCCAAGCGAGTCTCAGAAGGTACTGGTCTCCAAACTCCCATCAAAGACCATCACATCGTATG GTTGGGATCAGTCTCCTAAGTTTGTCAAGGTGTATGTCACGCTTAATGGTGTCCAATCTCTAGCTAAAGATGACATCACTGTCAACTATACATCTAG TTCCATGAGTTTGAGAGTAAAGAAATCAGATTGTATTCACCAGCTTGTTGTCAATAGCCTTCTACATCAAATCATTCCAGATAAAAGTCATCATAAG GTCAAGACAGATAATTTAGTAATCCTATTAAAGAAGAGAG GAAAGAACTGGGCATATTTGACAGAAACTGAAAAGAAGGCCAAACAGAAAGG GAAACCTACGCCCCCTAAAACAGACACCGCAGACCCCTCAGCGGGCATCATGGATCTCATGAAGCAGATGTACGATGACGGCGACGATGACATGAAGCGAACGATTGCCCAGGCATGGACGCAAGCTCGCGAGAAAAAAGACACGATGGAGCTCCCATGA